From the genome of Ziziphus jujuba cultivar Dongzao chromosome 4, ASM3175591v1:
GATAAAAGTCAtacttaaaacatttaataaaatttataatgcgaAGCATAAAAATCCCcaaatatcattaataaataatatctaaaatgtctccaaagaaaatgaataaaaaataaactccaACACCCTTAAGGTCTTTCAagctaacaaaaaataaaaataaaaacaactaaacacCATTATCATATGCCAAATCTAACTATCTTAAAATTATGGTGTAcctgaaaccataacaataaataatgagtaCAAAACTCAGTAAGCTACTGGGTTTTtcataaatacaataataagaaaatatttaaaatgataataaataaatattcaaaaataatttttaacaacgtaaacataattttcttttaaactccAATTGTTAACTACCTAGTAAGACTTGgcataacataatattacccGTCGGTAATCTGTATAAACTAGAGTGTGAGGCAGTAACAAGTggggaaacataaattttaaaaacaagcaCTCATACTCTAAGATATAAGTTATACCCTTAGTCGCATAGAAAAACCAGATAGAATgtataaattcaaaatctcgtaataaattgaaaacaaatccCAATCGCCCCAAATAACTTTCTATTGATTCATAAAATGTCTATTTCATCCATAAAAGGTTTAGTGCCAACAGAaacttttaagttttaaataaattcaaatattcactaTGTACAGATCCCCATACAAATTCCAAATTAAGGTTTCAACAATAATTCTTCAATTCAACCTTAATCATTATTTCTATAACCCCAAAGCATCTCAAATAATTtcatataatacaaaaatattagaaaaatcaaCCTTGATTAACGTCAAAGATTCAGgatctttctttctatgttcCAAAATTTGTctagaaatttcaaattttccaaggATATTGGATTCTTAACAATCTTAAATGGATATCAAAATCCTAAATTAAGATTGAGAGCCCATAATATTAACCCTAATAGCTTTTAAggctagaagaaaaagaagaaaaagacttATTTTATACCTTAGTATcgcaaagttgaaaacaatgtaaaagtaaaataaacatacttttttctttcctttttataaaaccaaaaaatagaataaataccttttttttttatttcctaataaaattaaaatacatctATAACCAAATCTATTAggataaaaactctattttttttctttttaaaaaaatagttataaaacctttttgaaatatattatatatattcaccataTATTACACTTTGACTTTGGGCTTACTAAAGAAACAAGACTAGAAGAGTATGAGCATTCCAACTACAAGCCCACTGGGCTTGCAGGACATCGAAAGCCGAATGATTCTTCTTTTTGCACTCCATGAGAAAGCAATAAACACAAACACAAGTGTTTGGTAATCCGTAAAGTAACCTCTCTtttttggggaatttggcccaatgcccttGTAGGAATGAGCTTAATGATTTTTACCctttcatttggtatttttttttttttataccctttcaatttttaataatcccaaaatacccttatatccaaattaaatatttttatttttttatttattttttctgttttttctttcttttcttcacccgACTTTTCTCTTATCCTTCATCACCCTTCCCCCAAAGCtggctcatctcttctcattcatcaagctttcttcacttagttgcCCTTTTGCCAAACAGTCCCGTTTCATCTCTCTGGTCGTCAAATTTCTATACAACGAAATTGATGGTTTGGAATTCGAAATTATGGTATTGTGAAGAAGGAGGACGTGGATTTGTATACGAAGCTCAATGGTGGTGCTTTATGGCAGAAGCAAATGCCCAAGCTTGCTGTTTTGCTTGGCCTCTATTATGAAATGCCTGctctgtttgcttcatttttcctttgacttttcgATTTGATTGGTTTCTGaggttttttttaaaacatttgtgggtgtgctttttttttctgattaattttgggataagttggaattgaaattagggttatgttttttttttctttacggatactctaggtatttaattattttctttgaaatgtgtatgctaaatattttaactaactgcagatatttcatttgatttcatccaggtatcaaatcaGTCTCCGTTATACTGGAGGTGCccatatgcttttaatgctgttACTAAAGTTTgacattataccaattgtggtgccaattggtgttcgagattttgacattgatggagaactttgggtcaaattgagattgataccaacagagcctTTTGTAGGATCTGTTTCATGGGCTTTCGTTGCACTTCCAAAAATCAAATTCGTGTTGTCACCGTTCCGCTTGTTCAATTTAATGGGTATGTCATAAATTCTGAGCCTTTTCTATGCCATATTTGACAGCACAACTGTCATAAAATACACTGTCTTAAGATACTAATTCGTATCTTAGTATAGTTGTTTTTACCTTGTTACTATCTATGTTAACTTATCACACATACGTGTAAGCAAAACACACATAAAGAGCTGATTTTGATAATGGCATGTTGTAATTCCACACTTTAGGAATATGAACTTCTCTGGAAATGATTGTCCGATCGTGTATTTCCTAGTTTTTGTTAAAGACCACCACAAATTTTCATTATCTAAACCCTGTAAtcatatcataaaatttatGATCAATTTGTTATTGTCtgtaagaattaaaaaataacatacaTGTTGGTTTAATAATGAATGGGTTTTATCATTTTCCTTTTGTCGCCTTAGTAACTGGCTTCTATACTATACGTGATAGAATTCTTACAATTTGTTTATCAATCGCGTTTTGGCTGAGAACTACTTTGTGGGATATTTTTGTTATACTCGCTATGCTTGACTGCAATTAAGCTTTAATATGACAGGTGGATTTGTCAACATTAGGGAGGATGTTTATCAATCACGTTTTGGCTGAGAACTACTTTGCGGgatatttttgttatacttGCTATGCTTGACTGCAAGTCAGCTCTAATATGACAGGTGGATTTGTCAACATTAGGGAGGTTGTTGGCAAGGTTGAaggtaaatattttgttttttttgggtctttttgcttgtttgtttgacatttttgttttcaatctgTCTGAAGATTGCCAGTGATTCGTATGTTGCTGCATATTTTGTGTTACTTGGAATTTATTCAtgaattttggattttgaatCAAAGGTGGAGTGATTATGAATGCATAACTATGTATTTGATGATTTAGTCTCGGATGATATTTTTTTCCCCAGAGCTTTCCTTTAGCTATTCCTGTGTAGTAAGGCTTCGACCATGCTTAGACCATATTTTCCATGAACAAGGTAGCCTATGATCAATCAATTCATAATGTATTTCACTGTTGAGTAACTAACTTTAAAATGCATATTTGCTGCTCGCTTGTTTGAACATTGTAGAAGTGTCAACCCAATTGCAGAGTTATATAAAAGTTCATGGTAGATTAAGTTGAAATTGTTCCTTCTGAAAAAGAGCTTAACTTTCCATGGTGTCACCTTTCTTGTGGATTTTAACTTCCTTTTATTTCCAGGTGATTTTTATGCACGGTGGAGGTTGAAAGAGCAATTCCCATTCTAGCAAAAGCATATGGTGACAGCATGCATAAAATTCTGAATGTCGGCCATGATACTTGTTCAGTGGTTTCTAAATTGCTAAAGGAGAAAGAAACTGAAGCCTTGGGTGTGGAACCATATGACATAAAGGATGTTGATAGAAATTGCAAAGCTCTTGTGAAGAAAGGCATTGTGCCTATTGCCGACATCAAGTTTCCACTTCCATACAGGCCAAAATCATTTTCTCTTGTAATTGTTTCAGATGCATTGGAATATTTGTCTCCTAGGTACCTTAACAAGACCCTCCCAGATCTGGCAAGGGTATCTATTGATGGGCTTGTGATCTTTACAGGTGAAAAGATCGTACAACTGTTAAATAGATTTTGTGAAAGTACAGAGGCTTTACCCTGTATTTTGCTTGTTAATTGCATTTCTATGTGGTTATTTGTTGCTGCTCTTTATGCTTTCTTTATTCTGAGTCTCTAGTAACTATATTTTTTGCATTAATTGGCAATCTGTGCTTCCTGAACATAGGATATATGGATAATTGGCACATAAGTATCTTTTATTGAAGACCATGAAAACCAAATTTTATATGAGATTATGATGTTATCTTCCAATCTTGGTGCATTTTTCTTAATCCTAAGTttcacaattattaaattagaaTGCTTTAAGATTTTTTCCTTAATGCCTTCCCACATGCCAACGAAAGCAAAAGGTGGTAggatgtttttaaaattttcttataaattatgttgtaatattatgagatgctttaaacatttaataaattaaaagaaggtTCTCTGATATTCACATTTCTATTTGACagcaaattttgattttccttGTTGTGTTTAAATATACTAGACAGTCATAGTATTTTAATGATATCAGTTCTTTGAGAAAACTGCTCTTTTATAATGTTCAAACTTCAAAGTAATCTTTGCTTGATACTTATGGTAGTAAAACTTCTATATTGGgatgaaaaatatatgattgtttTCTAGTGACATCTTTTGAAATGTCCATTCAGGCTCTCCTGGTCATCGGAAAGCTAAAGTTTGAGAATCCATATATGGAAGGGTGGTAAGAATATCTGCATTTGAAACTTATTTTTCAtatgcttttcttttatttcaaaagtTGTTTAATTCATTGTGATAAGCTATTACATTAACTGctgttattttgttattgatCATTTTCATGATAATCTTCCTTTGCTTGAGATGGTGAGATTGGATGGAGAGGTTTAGGaatcaaagaaaatataaggaatttaaaaagcttaccgaagaaaaaaaacaaccttTTTTGCTTTAGGAATGAAAGTTTTTCATTTAAAAGGCTGGTTTATCTTAATATTTCAGCTCATATTGTTGTACTGTAGATATTCCTGTGTCTCGTGGCTGCTTTAGTCTTAATATCAtcttataaacaatttaattttctaaataaccGACACActggcatttttatttttattttcctttttgaagGCTAAGATGAGGAGTTCATCCTGGTGGGTCAAGTATTTTGTTCAAACTAGCTTGTAGGAGAATGAAGCTACTATCAAGAAGTTTAAGCATGCAGCGACAAAGATGTCATATGTCTCAAAATGCCAAATTTTTTACCTTATGCCATTCCATTaacattttgaattttctttttaaaatttttttatcagtcTTGAAGCATTTGGAGGTGCTATTTTTGATAATTCATCTCAGACGATTTTTTCTGTAGGAGACTATCAATGTTTCCCCTCAGTTGTATTGTTCACAAGAAtatgaattgtattattttatttaagttattattttgaagttaaAGCAAGAATGAGTGTGGTATGTGTTCAGAAGGGTCCTATATTGTTATCTGAGTACGCTGATTGTTATATAAACAGATACCTTGGTACTCTCAATGTTCGCTTGGTTTCTCAAGTTgtgaaacaaatttaatattgcaTCCATTCTTAATCTAAAAGGGGAGAGAGCATATAGAGACACTAGAAGGAAATAAAAACCAGCTGttaaatttttgctttttttggaaAGGACTATATCTTAAGTGAATGAAGAAGTGTTAATATATAGGTTAGAAGGTACTTGAAGAGCTAATTTTTCTGGAGAGGTAATTTAGGTTAGAAGGTACTTGAAGAGGTAATTTAGGTTAGAAGGTACTTGAAAAGGTAATTTTTCTAAACCTGTGAGATTgcagagagggaaaaaaaatgcgAGTCATAcaagaatgtatatatattatacatgttGGTAAGTACTCTTTtacttattttgttcttttctattatggaacaaaaagaatgaaaatgaaaattagtgTCTCTCAATCGTTATATCTCTATGATGCTTGCTTTTATCATCTTCATTCTTTAGcctttccaaaacaaaataattttaatttgacacAAGGACTTTTGCTTAGTTGTGGCATGGAACAAAAATGGTTCTTTGTCCCCCAACATCTGCTTAATTAAGGTGGGACCTTCATTctttgcctctttttttttttttttggcattattATGTTTCTATAAAGATCTAAACGAGCTCTGCTCCTTGTGTAGACAGTCATTCTCCTTCAAATGTAATCAGATTGTCATTTCTTGTAGGGGCCAATTGGAGATAATTTATTGGGCCTGGATGACAATGGTAGGTTTGTCTATTAACGTTTTTATGTTTCATAATTATCTGCTATATTTGTTCCTACCCTTCGTTTGAACAAGCCACTTTTACCACCAGTGCAGCAGAAAAAAGCCGATTCAACTATGTTGTGTTTTGATTTACCTTTTTATCATCTCGTAAGGTCCTATACCTCTGTAATGGCCATGTGGCATATGGGACCATTGATATAGTGCCTATAGTACTAATAGTATCTAGCAAGAGATATCTTTTTAattcatcattaaaaaaaaaatgtacttttAATGCTTAAATAGACCCAATCCGTATAACCATATGCCGTTATGATATAAAATCTCAAAGCCCCAAACTTAATCATATAGATGAAAGATTAAAATTCCTgggaccatttgaacttgttttaATGGTATGCATTaaaatttagttagttttagattggaGAATATTCCTAGcttgaaagcttcttccaatctcttTTAGATTTGCATTTCTCCTTTTTATAAGTCATCTATCATATTCTGTGTTCAGTATTTCGTAAGTTTCTTACTGTTACAAGGATGCTATTAATGCCcaatggtaattaccgatgcatctTTGGTAATTGATATTTGTCCACTGTTacaaaagaatcaccacaattccatccaaCAGCTTTGATagtgtgtgtttccaccaagaacgtgttaaatctagctttattaatgataaccgttgacaaaattaaagaaaaaaaagacattaagaAGTGAAAACATTTAAATAGTGTTTATTTGAAACCAAATAAGAGAAAAACAGACCTTAAGAAgtgaaaacattaaaaaaaaaatatcaatacggatggtgcatcggtaattaccaatgccgacggtttcattggtaattaccgaaagcccTTTAGTAATtatagttgacaaattttttgactcccacaagtcccctaatgtgtgttttgtacaacaacatgcaaaacatatatttatcaatgatcctaaacagcaaaatccctacaaagtttggaaaaagttctaaaattgccaaaaaaatttgataaccGTAGgacattcggtaattaccaatgaaaccatcggtaatcaaattgccctttCTGAAAAAGTTACcaaaggtttcattggtaattaccgaaggtccttCGGTTATTacagttgataaattttttgactcccacaagtcccctaatgtgtgttttgtgcaacaacatgcaaaatatacattcattaaTGACtctaaacagcaaaatccccataaagttcagaaaaagttctaaaaattgccaaaaaaatttaattaccgtagggccttcggtaattaccaatgaaaccattggtaatcaaattgcctttgctagaaaaattactgaaggtttcatcggtaattaccaaaggcccttTGGTTATTacagttgataaattttttgactcccacaaatcccttaatgtgtgtttcgtgcaacaacatgcaaaatatacattcatcaatgatcctaaacagcaaaatccccataaagttcagaaaaagttctaaaattgccaaaaacattttgattaccgtagggcttcggtaattaccgatgaaaccatcggtgatcaaattgcccttgctggaaaaattatcgaaggtttcatcggtaaataccgaagggccttcggtaattacagttgacaaatttctTGACTcccataagtcccctaatgtgtgtttcatataacaacatgcaaaatatacattcatcaattatcctaaatagcaaaatccccataaagttcggaaaaagttctaaaattgcaaaaaaaatttattaccataaggccttcgataattatcgatgaaatcatcggtaatcaaattgcccttgttggaaaaattactgaaGGTTTAATCGGAAATTACCAAAggcccttcggtaattacagttgacaaatgtTTTTACttccacaagtcccttaatgtgtgtttcgtgcaacaacatgcaaaatatacattcatcaatgattcTAAACAGAAAATTCCCCATAAAGTCcgaaaaattttctaaaattgccaaaaaaatttgattactgtaaggcctttggtaattactgatgaaaccatcggtaatcaaattgcccttgttggaaaaattaccaaagatttcgttggtaattaccaaaggcccttCGATAATtatagttgacaaattttttgactcccacaagtccccttatgTGTGCTttgtgcaacaacatgcaaaatatacattcatcaataatcctaaacagcaaaatccccataaagttaagaaaaagttctaaaattgcccaaaaaaatttgattaccatagggcctttggtaattaccgatgaaaccatcggtaattaaattgcccttgctggaaaaattatgaaggtttcgtcggtaattattGAAGGcctttcggtaattacagttgataaatattttgactcccacaagtcctctaatgtgtgtttcgtgcaacatatgaagagaaataaagggttttccacttttaaatgaagtttgacatggatatGTTAATTCATACTTTATCAACCACTTTTAAATGTTCTTCTTAAAAAGTGATATAGTTGAAAATGTTGGGGTACCATTCCTCAAAACAGTTTTATGTTTGTTTCTTATCTTATGGaccaaataatgataattttgatagattttctagTTAGCATAGCATGGGTCTGATAAAAAATCCTTTGAAAAGTGAAGctaatttaattatacattaCGTGTCAGGGCTTTGCGTTAATTAGCAACTGAAATTTGAATTACGTAATACACTAGAGGAATATGTTTTTCTTA
Proteins encoded in this window:
- the LOC107417385 gene encoding LOW QUALITY PROTEIN: probable pectin methylesterase CGR3 (The sequence of the model RefSeq protein was modified relative to this genomic sequence to represent the inferred CDS: substituted 2 bases at 2 genomic stop codons), with the protein product TVEVERAIPILAKAYGDSMHKILNVGHDTCSVVSKLLKEKETEALGVEPYDIKDVDRNCKALVKKGIVPIADIKFPLPYRPKSFSLVIVSDALEYLSPRYLNKTLPDLARVSIDGLVIFTGSPGHRKAKVXESIYGRVAKMRSSSWWVKYFVQTSLXENEATIKKFKHAATKMSYVSKCQIFYLMPFH